The proteins below come from a single Halobacteriovorax sp. DA5 genomic window:
- a CDS encoding FtsK/SpoIIIE domain-containing protein yields the protein MQKQKNTPQSPSPSSGDSLMQTFDEGAKMFIDLAQEAVVMFGIGITHLARLIVGHPIIATVSLYATYVFTRIAIKDSGHLELLHKSAPDFFTLKRMDWFLQFTLNQHHFTFLSLILFFVCIVLGFRLRVVRTKFIGIFTTAGLTNGKGDTPKLIGRNKLDKYRVQYVFDANGIGLSEFKDKKERIEAQFGMEIESVKMGKRPGRVLVSFNKQNIPETITYQKVSEEKVLLSDSFYVGWSSEGIVTQKISELPHMLVAGTTGSGKSVFFKQCLAGLLESTKHLQLYIIDLKGGLEAIDFKDAPNVKIVKTMKEAVGLLRQVEKEMKSRFTYLEENAHKTIIPGRDKKDRIVVAVDEASVLYMKRNKFDDDFKLSLEARKLADSIAKLSRAASIHLILATQKVDREVIPTSVSENISGRMAFRANSLQGSMVVLGSKDAADLPEISGRGVWSVGNKKVVVQAPLLEDSEIKGLCKRIAKEFEAKERFLQGTMLDEFDEEVDAESEEAVKKLMNKGFSDEQKNENRDQPEGC from the coding sequence ATGCAAAAGCAAAAAAACACACCTCAATCACCCTCTCCCTCGTCAGGGGACAGTCTCATGCAAACCTTTGATGAAGGTGCCAAAATGTTTATTGACCTGGCCCAAGAGGCGGTTGTCATGTTTGGTATCGGCATCACGCATCTTGCTCGTCTTATTGTTGGCCATCCCATCATTGCAACGGTTTCACTTTATGCAACTTATGTTTTCACTCGCATTGCAATTAAGGACTCGGGGCACCTTGAATTACTTCACAAGTCGGCACCAGACTTCTTTACGCTCAAAAGAATGGACTGGTTTTTGCAATTTACCCTCAACCAACATCATTTTACCTTTCTTTCGCTCATTTTGTTTTTTGTGTGCATTGTCCTGGGATTCAGGCTTCGCGTGGTCCGCACCAAGTTTATCGGGATATTTACGACCGCCGGCCTGACCAATGGCAAGGGTGACACTCCCAAACTTATAGGACGAAACAAACTCGATAAGTATCGCGTCCAGTACGTCTTTGATGCCAATGGAATTGGACTTAGTGAGTTTAAGGATAAAAAAGAGCGCATTGAGGCACAATTTGGAATGGAAATTGAATCGGTAAAAATGGGTAAGCGTCCAGGCCGAGTCCTTGTTTCGTTCAACAAGCAAAACATTCCTGAAACGATTACCTATCAAAAGGTTTCTGAGGAAAAAGTCCTCTTATCTGATTCGTTCTATGTTGGATGGTCCTCTGAAGGAATTGTTACACAAAAAATTTCCGAGTTGCCTCACATGTTGGTAGCTGGAACTACAGGTTCGGGAAAATCGGTCTTTTTTAAGCAGTGTCTTGCGGGGCTTCTTGAGTCTACAAAACACCTTCAGCTCTACATTATCGACCTCAAGGGAGGTCTTGAAGCAATTGACTTCAAAGATGCTCCCAATGTGAAAATTGTTAAAACGATGAAGGAGGCGGTTGGTCTTCTTAGACAAGTCGAAAAGGAGATGAAATCCAGATTTACATATCTGGAAGAAAACGCCCACAAAACCATCATTCCTGGCCGCGACAAGAAGGACCGTATTGTTGTCGCCGTTGATGAGGCCAGCGTCCTCTATATGAAAAGAAATAAGTTTGATGATGACTTCAAACTCTCTCTTGAGGCCAGAAAGCTTGCCGATTCCATTGCCAAGCTATCAAGGGCGGCTTCCATCCATTTGATTTTGGCCACTCAAAAAGTCGATCGTGAAGTCATCCCAACATCGGTTTCCGAAAATATCTCCGGCAGGATGGCCTTTCGTGCCAACTCTCTCCAAGGGAGTATGGTTGTTCTTGGAAGTAAAGATGCCGCTGACCTACCGGAGATTTCAGGTCGAGGAGTTTGGAGTGTCGGAAACAAAAAAGTAGTGGTTCAGGCCCCTCTTTTGGAGGATTCAGAAATCAAAGGTCTTTGTAAAAGAATTGCCAAGGAGTTTGAAGCAAAAGAGCGCTTCCTACAAGGCACGATGCTGGATGAATTCGATGAAGAAGTCGATGCCGAATCGGAGGAGGCCGTTAAGAAACTGATGAACAAGGGATTCTCAGATGAGCAAAAAAACGAAAATAGAGATCAACCAGAAGGATGTTGA
- the tnpB gene encoding IS66 family insertion sequence element accessory protein TnpB: protein MFSIPDVKYVYLYPRPINMKWGEKKLSEVCKCEMGIDPREEGVFLFFNAKKDQLKLFFMVEDGSQEIQKLLPNSNFLLPVASEDEKFEKIEMSKIGKIFR from the coding sequence ATGTTTTCAATTCCTGATGTGAAATATGTTTATCTGTATCCTCGCCCCATAAATATGAAGTGGGGCGAGAAGAAATTGTCGGAAGTTTGTAAATGCGAGATGGGCATTGACCCTAGAGAAGAAGGCGTTTTCCTTTTCTTTAATGCCAAGAAGGATCAACTAAAACTTTTCTTCATGGTTGAAGATGGTAGTCAGGAAATTCAAAAATTGTTACCTAACTCCAATTTCCTTCTTCCTGTGGCCAGTGAAGATGAGAAGTTTGAAAAAATCGAAATGTCCAAAATCGGTAAGATATTTCGCTAA
- a CDS encoding AAA family ATPase, translated as MQILKLFQSQSWVVEEILNDLEMTRRKDARFNHTLIMGDTGTGKTTILSSLDEVIREDQNLNSYFNIINLPFSFNSSNIDDVFERLFLNIDESLKHKHHLLFIDDLHVLLNDPDGGADKLRAILHQTRPKISLIATAERIFKEQLTHNKAFHNFLHIIDLGAMKDEDVTKFMLPIIKAKSWSFLNQELALSSPFWLAIITENNPRLLTIVKNIIQSYEMEKRKDKIDPAKFIKFYFELSGPIFLNSLSNLPRQNRYFLEWASLLGREFAPRDVNIKSKNVSQEATKLVDRGYLIKKGKGKYQFRSSSLKAYLRYVKNLPIGRVLNVDLEAVNYTFSKHLD; from the coding sequence ATGCAAATTTTAAAACTATTTCAATCCCAATCTTGGGTCGTTGAAGAAATTTTAAATGATCTTGAAATGACGAGAAGAAAAGATGCAAGATTTAATCATACATTAATTATGGGAGACACTGGAACTGGAAAAACAACTATTTTAAGCAGCCTGGATGAAGTTATAAGAGAAGATCAAAATCTAAACAGCTACTTTAATATTATAAACCTTCCTTTCTCATTTAACTCCAGCAATATTGATGATGTCTTTGAAAGGCTATTTTTAAATATTGATGAATCCTTAAAGCACAAACACCATCTGCTATTTATAGATGATTTGCATGTCCTACTTAATGATCCTGATGGAGGAGCAGATAAGCTTAGGGCGATTCTCCATCAGACTCGGCCTAAGATTTCACTAATCGCCACCGCGGAAAGGATATTTAAAGAGCAATTAACTCATAACAAGGCCTTTCATAATTTCCTACATATTATTGATCTGGGGGCAATGAAGGACGAAGATGTGACCAAGTTCATGCTTCCAATAATAAAGGCTAAATCATGGAGCTTTTTAAATCAGGAACTTGCTTTATCTAGTCCCTTCTGGCTGGCCATAATTACAGAAAATAATCCAAGGCTTTTGACCATCGTTAAAAATATCATCCAATCTTATGAAATGGAAAAAAGAAAAGATAAGATCGACCCCGCTAAATTTATAAAGTTTTACTTTGAACTTTCTGGACCAATCTTTCTAAACTCATTGTCTAATCTTCCCCGTCAAAACCGATATTTTCTTGAGTGGGCAAGCCTTCTAGGAAGAGAGTTTGCACCGAGGGACGTTAATATTAAATCTAAGAATGTCTCACAGGAGGCCACAAAATTAGTAGATAGAGGATACTTAATTAAGAAAGGAAAGGGGAAATACCAATTTCGCTCAAGCTCTCTGAAGGCATATCTGAGGTACGTTAAAAATTTACCCATTGGTAGAGTGTTAAATGTTGACCTTGAAGCTGTTAACTATACTTTCTCAAAACATTTGGATTAA
- a CDS encoding TraC family protein yields MKSKKLGYLPEPISKALSNREVFTGALFSRPESLSALLPYDEYLEKDNLFLQKDGSLGVVYEVDLLEHEAMTSKKIIGAVEGLKPLFNLPEHCTLQFLFDQSAISSFDSELSKIEKSYPDAHPVSQLLFDEKMAVLKESCREFGENSPLRRKLYLSIRYFPRIIKSRKVRDYLDRGEVTLYRGLDEFISELKNFKGILKGIETASPLKLNRLSAEALLDVLRRFFNPKTYYKRSFAPFNKNLSLSEQFLYNSPVLDYPGIEREGIKSRTLSLKTCPLYAYPGGMAYFLKVPFPFKISLNFSFPSKAKTKLFFDTKEFFLEHGATARARVQREEIKEVQERLARNDRCLNLTFNVVIEGESEEELDEREKEICHIFNNDLDSEVINENDIGLGLALNSLPLCYIPDADYSTQRAIRIFRSDAIKFLPIFDSNRGLENPLSVFLSRENNLVPFSLLENETSNHTAVLADTGSGKSAFVTECIVAAKRLSPEPLVFIIDKKSSYSMLSEYYDGDLTIFDRNKEVPFSPFRGIYDEEKIAFLTKLISSAILLTSPSFALESEHQAAITKALKLAYLKKCDRQGLAYLDGELLRLDSDEEVELTMEDFVVELGSLTDGKSENMQEVVAPLLSKLRPFYDDGMYAKFFRGAKSESKKSKLFYVYDLDALDGDPTLQTLMTMAVIEEIRRILSLAENQGRTGFLIMEEFAMLGRNNPSFRDFAIDFAETMRKRGCWLITLTPRPQNYFDLEVGKAFWSVASNYVFLQMNGDNVDFIVENSSLLDEASSEIVRSLQTIDAKHAEVFHINKNKTKQGAFRYSRTPSMRWMSPTNAKDAKAALSAFEKFDDKWEALGHLSYNFLNGAERP; encoded by the coding sequence TTGAAGTCAAAAAAACTTGGCTATCTGCCAGAACCTATCTCAAAGGCATTATCAAATCGTGAGGTGTTTACTGGCGCACTTTTCTCCCGCCCGGAATCCCTCTCTGCACTCCTTCCTTATGATGAGTACCTTGAAAAAGATAATCTCTTTCTTCAAAAAGACGGCTCCCTCGGGGTCGTCTATGAAGTCGATCTACTGGAACATGAGGCGATGACCTCCAAAAAGATCATTGGTGCGGTTGAGGGGCTTAAACCGCTTTTTAATCTGCCTGAACACTGCACTCTACAATTTCTTTTTGACCAGTCGGCAATTTCTTCTTTTGATAGTGAACTCTCAAAGATTGAAAAGAGCTATCCTGACGCCCATCCGGTCAGCCAGCTTCTTTTTGATGAAAAAATGGCAGTGCTTAAAGAGTCATGCCGAGAATTTGGAGAAAATTCTCCTCTTCGGCGTAAGCTCTATCTTTCCATCCGATACTTTCCAAGAATTATCAAAAGTCGAAAGGTAAGGGACTATCTCGATCGCGGAGAAGTTACCCTTTATCGGGGACTCGATGAATTTATCAGTGAGCTGAAAAACTTCAAAGGTATCTTAAAAGGCATTGAAACCGCGTCGCCCCTAAAGCTAAATCGCTTAAGTGCTGAAGCTTTACTCGATGTACTGAGGAGGTTTTTCAATCCCAAAACGTACTATAAAAGATCGTTTGCTCCGTTTAACAAGAATCTTTCGCTCTCCGAGCAGTTTCTCTATAATTCGCCGGTGCTTGATTACCCTGGAATTGAACGAGAAGGAATTAAAAGTCGAACTCTAAGTCTTAAAACTTGTCCACTGTACGCCTATCCCGGCGGCATGGCCTATTTTCTCAAGGTTCCTTTTCCTTTCAAGATTTCACTGAATTTCTCATTTCCTTCCAAAGCAAAAACCAAACTCTTCTTTGATACTAAAGAGTTCTTTTTGGAACATGGAGCAACCGCTAGGGCCAGAGTGCAGCGCGAGGAGATCAAAGAAGTTCAAGAGAGGCTAGCACGCAATGACCGCTGCCTAAATCTTACTTTCAATGTCGTAATCGAAGGAGAAAGTGAAGAGGAACTTGACGAGCGTGAAAAGGAAATTTGTCACATCTTCAACAATGATCTGGATTCCGAAGTCATCAACGAAAATGACATAGGCCTCGGGCTAGCACTTAATTCACTTCCACTTTGTTACATTCCCGATGCCGATTACTCCACTCAACGAGCGATTCGTATTTTCAGGTCGGACGCCATTAAGTTTTTACCAATTTTTGATTCCAACAGGGGGCTAGAAAATCCGCTGTCTGTTTTTCTCTCCCGAGAAAACAATCTGGTTCCCTTCTCACTACTTGAAAATGAAACCTCTAATCACACGGCGGTTCTCGCCGACACCGGATCGGGAAAATCTGCTTTTGTTACCGAGTGTATTGTGGCGGCCAAACGTCTGTCACCGGAGCCTTTGGTATTCATCATTGATAAGAAAAGCTCTTACTCAATGCTTTCTGAATACTATGACGGGGATCTTACAATTTTCGACCGCAACAAAGAGGTTCCCTTTTCGCCTTTTAGAGGAATCTATGACGAAGAGAAGATTGCTTTTTTAACCAAGCTGATCTCTTCAGCGATTCTTCTCACTTCTCCAAGTTTTGCACTTGAAAGTGAACACCAGGCCGCCATCACCAAGGCGCTCAAACTCGCTTACCTCAAAAAGTGTGACCGTCAGGGACTTGCCTACCTCGACGGAGAACTTTTGAGACTTGACTCGGATGAAGAAGTCGAACTTACCATGGAAGATTTTGTAGTGGAGCTTGGTTCACTTACCGATGGGAAAAGCGAGAATATGCAAGAAGTGGTTGCGCCATTACTTTCAAAACTTAGGCCCTTTTACGACGATGGCATGTACGCCAAGTTTTTTAGGGGTGCCAAAAGTGAGAGCAAGAAATCAAAGCTTTTCTACGTCTACGATCTCGACGCTCTTGACGGTGATCCGACCTTGCAAACGCTAATGACCATGGCAGTAATTGAAGAAATTCGCCGAATCCTTTCACTTGCTGAAAACCAAGGACGGACAGGATTTCTCATTATGGAAGAATTTGCCATGCTTGGAAGAAACAATCCCTCCTTTCGGGACTTTGCCATCGACTTCGCTGAAACCATGCGCAAGCGTGGCTGCTGGCTTATCACCCTAACGCCACGCCCACAAAACTACTTTGATCTTGAAGTGGGTAAGGCGTTTTGGTCGGTAGCATCAAACTACGTCTTTCTTCAAATGAATGGGGATAACGTGGACTTTATTGTGGAAAACTCGTCTCTTCTCGATGAGGCAAGTAGTGAAATTGTTAGGTCTCTTCAAACCATTGATGCAAAACATGCCGAGGTTTTTCACATTAATAAGAATAAAACCAAGCAGGGAGCATTTCGCTACTCCCGAACTCCTTCAATGCGTTGGATGAGTCCAACCAATGCCAAGGATGCCAAGGCTGCACTTAGTGCATTTGAAAAGTTTGATGATAAATGGGAAGCGCTTGGTCACTTGTCCTATAATTTTCTAAATGGGGCCGAAAGGCCATAG
- a CDS encoding TraB/VirB10 family protein: protein MNKIKEHYFRVKREIERLCPNYKKYLPYIIAALVVFSIWQYGQIKDKETHVFHQKETVNIEGGRILDSGKAIYERKEKIVSNRLGKVEKSLDTLTNTFTKINEQLAANQAALDSLQKTSKDKEASKEVDSPNLEKDQEKGGGNKSPQKQVDEITLDDPPSNLKVGPAHTSYGALDSFEGVRPLKVSKRKRFARKVPRGPSVISFPVQSSKAPERMGVKVPSGSYLKAKLLTGVEASESRPVPVLLQADYFFVGPNRSKIDLSSCFIIAKSKGNLSIERVEMQVTKISCVSKSGKMFERELNGFVADGKDSSFGIEGIVNSKQSRVASMAFLSSVVQGIGNAIQQAQTTTQTNALGGSSSIVTGSQAKYLAAGGASNAASLVTNWYLKHAQNLLPTINVGSGQDVWIILQDTVDLPNWYFKRPKGLSQNSGSYFYLSRLTD, encoded by the coding sequence TTGAATAAAATTAAAGAACATTATTTTCGCGTGAAGCGGGAAATTGAAAGACTTTGCCCGAATTACAAAAAATATCTTCCCTACATTATTGCAGCCTTGGTTGTCTTTTCTATCTGGCAATACGGACAGATAAAAGACAAGGAAACCCATGTCTTTCACCAAAAGGAAACCGTCAATATTGAAGGTGGCCGTATTTTGGATAGTGGTAAGGCGATTTATGAGAGAAAAGAAAAAATTGTCTCCAATCGTTTGGGGAAGGTTGAAAAATCACTCGATACGCTGACCAATACATTTACCAAAATAAATGAGCAGCTCGCCGCCAATCAGGCAGCGCTTGATTCTCTTCAAAAGACTTCCAAAGATAAGGAAGCATCAAAAGAGGTCGATTCACCAAATCTTGAAAAGGATCAAGAAAAAGGTGGAGGAAATAAGTCACCACAAAAACAGGTCGATGAAATCACTCTTGATGATCCTCCAAGCAATTTAAAAGTCGGGCCTGCCCATACCTCCTACGGCGCGCTTGACTCCTTTGAGGGGGTTCGCCCCCTGAAGGTTTCTAAGAGAAAGAGATTTGCAAGAAAAGTGCCGCGAGGCCCATCGGTGATTTCATTTCCGGTGCAATCGAGTAAGGCACCAGAGAGAATGGGCGTTAAAGTTCCCTCGGGTTCCTACCTGAAGGCCAAGCTTCTCACCGGCGTCGAGGCCAGTGAATCCCGTCCTGTCCCCGTACTCTTACAGGCCGATTACTTTTTTGTGGGGCCCAACAGAAGCAAAATTGATCTTTCGAGTTGCTTCATTATTGCCAAATCCAAAGGAAATCTCTCGATTGAGCGGGTCGAAATGCAAGTCACTAAGATTTCATGTGTTTCAAAGTCCGGCAAAATGTTTGAGCGTGAGCTAAACGGCTTTGTCGCTGATGGTAAAGATTCAAGTTTTGGCATCGAGGGAATCGTCAATTCCAAGCAGTCACGGGTCGCCTCCATGGCATTTCTCTCCTCGGTTGTTCAAGGAATCGGAAATGCCATTCAACAAGCGCAAACTACGACTCAGACTAATGCCCTTGGTGGTTCAAGCTCAATTGTAACCGGAAGTCAGGCAAAATATCTGGCAGCCGGTGGTGCCAGCAATGCCGCCTCATTGGTTACCAACTGGTATTTGAAACACGCCCAAAATCTGCTGCCCACTATCAATGTGGGATCAGGGCAAGACGTGTGGATTATCCTGCAAGATACCGTGGACCTACCCAACTGGTACTTCAAAAGGCCCAAGGGACTATCTCAAAACTCGGGCAGCTATTTTTACCTCAGTCGCTTAACCGACTAA
- a CDS encoding GspE/PulE family protein: MKFGDFLIQNEFVGQNAVNEALMVQMRLKRQKLGRLLVELGHLDKPSLNLALTRYFNPSLNESALELRAIMAKAKPTPEILKLAKRYKALATKEDQYSIEFIRVDLIDDDLLAQAEEATGKNASCFIVSKDTFEYLSSSAKGQEANTSKIVVTKALSDDDKLCTNSPYTKLFKEALGEAKKRSVSDIHIEPTSNGVTIRFRLFGALSAFKTLGPDHREGFITTVKSIVNMDLAIIGRPQDSRASFKEFKVDIRANSLPELYGEKLVLRLLDQERDFKLESSGLDNKSLHALRSSARRKDGLVLISGPTGSGKTTTLYSLLSELPRDRLNISTLENPVEYELSGINQVNINENGILTFESSLRALMRQDPDVILVGEIRDHETASLAFKAASTGHLVLSTVHANGAKEVVERLLNLGIDAFTIKSNLRLSSAQRLIPTLCKNCSLPLGNADVKELEGYFNKGILSNLRKANAKGCSSCQAGINGRIAILEYMDKEEITFFFNDTKAIETLPKHSLKDAALKLASSGTIDALEVLSFI; this comes from the coding sequence ATGAAATTCGGCGACTTCTTAATTCAAAATGAGTTTGTGGGCCAAAATGCCGTAAATGAGGCCTTAATGGTTCAAATGAGGCTTAAAAGGCAAAAACTTGGAAGATTGTTAGTAGAACTGGGTCATTTGGATAAGCCGTCCCTTAATTTGGCCCTTACTCGCTATTTTAATCCGAGTTTGAATGAATCGGCCTTGGAGCTTAGGGCGATAATGGCCAAGGCAAAGCCAACTCCCGAAATTTTAAAACTTGCCAAGCGTTATAAAGCACTGGCCACTAAAGAAGATCAATACAGCATTGAATTTATACGCGTTGATCTCATTGACGATGATCTGCTGGCCCAGGCTGAGGAAGCTACAGGAAAAAATGCATCTTGCTTTATTGTCTCAAAAGATACGTTTGAATATTTGAGTTCATCGGCAAAGGGCCAGGAAGCTAATACTTCCAAAATTGTAGTCACTAAAGCGCTTTCTGATGATGATAAACTGTGCACCAATTCGCCTTATACCAAGCTTTTCAAAGAAGCGCTTGGCGAAGCTAAAAAACGCTCAGTCAGTGACATTCATATTGAACCGACCAGTAATGGAGTTACCATTCGTTTTAGGCTTTTTGGCGCCCTATCCGCCTTCAAGACACTTGGGCCAGATCATCGAGAAGGATTCATCACCACTGTTAAAAGTATTGTTAATATGGACTTGGCGATTATCGGAAGGCCACAAGATTCCAGAGCGTCGTTCAAAGAATTTAAAGTTGATATTCGAGCAAACTCGCTACCGGAACTTTATGGTGAAAAGTTGGTTTTGCGGCTTCTTGACCAAGAAAGGGATTTTAAACTTGAGTCCTCGGGGCTGGATAATAAATCTCTTCATGCTCTACGCAGTTCCGCTAGGAGAAAAGACGGGCTGGTGCTTATTTCTGGCCCTACTGGATCAGGGAAAACCACCACCCTGTACTCGCTATTAAGTGAACTGCCTCGCGATAGGCTTAATATTTCGACTTTGGAAAACCCTGTTGAGTACGAATTGTCTGGAATCAATCAGGTCAATATCAATGAGAACGGTATTCTCACCTTCGAGTCCTCGCTGCGCGCACTGATGCGACAAGATCCCGATGTGATTCTGGTGGGAGAGATTCGAGACCATGAAACCGCCAGTCTTGCTTTTAAGGCCGCATCAACCGGGCATTTGGTTCTATCCACAGTTCATGCCAATGGTGCCAAGGAAGTTGTCGAAAGACTGCTCAATCTGGGGATCGACGCTTTCACCATTAAGAGCAATCTTCGCTTGAGCAGTGCCCAGCGTTTGATTCCAACACTATGTAAGAATTGTTCACTTCCGCTGGGTAATGCTGATGTGAAGGAGCTTGAAGGATATTTCAATAAAGGTATTTTATCAAACTTAAGAAAGGCCAATGCCAAGGGTTGTTCTTCCTGTCAGGCAGGCATCAATGGCCGAATAGCGATCCTTGAATATATGGACAAAGAGGAAATCACCTTTTTTTTTAATGACACTAAAGCTATCGAGACGCTTCCCAAGCACTCGCTTAAGGATGCCGCCCTAAAGTTGGCAAGCAGTGGCACGATTGATGCCCTTGAAGTCTTATCCTTTATTTAA
- a CDS encoding sigma factor-like helix-turn-helix DNA-binding protein, whose protein sequence is MMETILSPECLKKLSDRQVSNEFLKTLNHCDGPTVLEMFVESLPPRERKVIRLKFWQNMDFDEISYETKIRRDRVEKILVNAISLLRQKMIKKLVDLEDDWEIEDGPLQATEVM, encoded by the coding sequence ATGATGGAAACCATATTGAGCCCCGAATGTTTAAAAAAACTTTCTGACCGTCAAGTGAGTAATGAATTTTTAAAAACGCTTAATCATTGCGATGGACCGACCGTTCTTGAAATGTTTGTTGAATCCCTTCCTCCACGGGAAAGAAAAGTTATTCGACTAAAATTTTGGCAGAACATGGACTTTGACGAAATCTCTTATGAAACGAAAATTCGACGAGATCGAGTAGAAAAGATTCTTGTTAACGCAATCTCTCTTCTTCGGCAAAAGATGATTAAAAAACTGGTAGACCTTGAAGACGACTGGGAAATTGAGGATGGGCCGCTTCAAGCGACCGAAGTCATGTAG
- a CDS encoding sigma factor-like helix-turn-helix DNA-binding protein — MNTTIEQTQTADGLFKRKSSPEKTHSLTLIEKRGDDGVTNEAPITPNLKLPPWLNDDGSFKSDEEIQTLGKNWSAETWDSYLKVNVGDVEAEDHDLVFFPFVDTETVNFGAELLKTLRTQDDYENLPEAFEFALTFLSDREAQVIRMRYLKELSQEEISERLGVGINSIKSFRRKGLKKLRHLLPSEEFRTKYQEHIKHLKRKCHPNVTPESL, encoded by the coding sequence ATGAACACGACAATCGAACAAACTCAAACTGCTGATGGACTTTTCAAGAGAAAATCATCACCAGAAAAAACACACTCTCTCACCCTTATAGAAAAAAGGGGTGACGATGGGGTGACAAATGAAGCACCAATAACGCCGAACCTGAAGCTACCACCTTGGCTCAACGATGATGGAAGCTTCAAAAGTGATGAAGAAATTCAGACTCTTGGAAAAAACTGGTCAGCCGAAACTTGGGATTCTTACTTAAAGGTCAATGTTGGAGATGTCGAAGCAGAGGATCATGATTTGGTCTTCTTTCCCTTCGTTGATACTGAAACAGTGAATTTTGGAGCGGAGCTGTTAAAGACTCTTCGCACCCAAGATGATTACGAAAATCTCCCAGAGGCCTTTGAGTTTGCTCTAACCTTTCTTTCCGACCGAGAAGCTCAAGTCATCCGTATGCGATACCTGAAGGAGTTGTCACAGGAAGAGATTTCCGAGAGGCTTGGAGTGGGGATCAACTCGATCAAAAGCTTTCGACGCAAGGGACTCAAAAAGCTTCGTCATCTTTTGCCTTCCGAGGAGTTTAGAACAAAATATCAGGAGCATATCAAACATCTCAAGCGGAAATGTCACCCCAACGTCACCCCTGAATCCCTATAA
- a CDS encoding ParB N-terminal domain-containing protein encodes MERSKKLFVDEQFTPTSIEDGDEIFPNGIFEFNITKLLSFIQQNKNLVERELIGVKSYSGFSSDHLDETAIESADLSSPVILAEIAPGRYNLIDGHHRVEKAFRHEIENLPAFKVSATQHIPFLTSKSAYLAFIEYWNSKLCGE; translated from the coding sequence ATGGAAAGATCAAAGAAACTTTTTGTTGATGAACAATTTACTCCAACTTCAATTGAAGATGGGGATGAGATTTTCCCAAACGGTATTTTTGAATTCAACATCACAAAGCTCTTATCTTTCATTCAACAAAATAAAAACTTGGTGGAAAGAGAGCTTATAGGAGTCAAAAGCTATAGCGGTTTTTCCTCAGACCACTTGGATGAGACCGCTATTGAATCGGCCGATCTTTCATCCCCTGTGATTTTGGCAGAGATTGCACCGGGGAGATATAACCTGATTGACGGCCATCATAGAGTGGAGAAGGCATTTCGCCATGAAATTGAAAATCTTCCGGCCTTTAAAGTATCGGCCACACAACATATCCCTTTTCTGACTTCCAAAAGTGCTTATCTTGCCTTTATCGAGTATTGGAACTCAAAGCTGTGTGGCGAATAA